A genomic stretch from Lathyrus oleraceus cultivar Zhongwan6 chromosome 2, CAAS_Psat_ZW6_1.0, whole genome shotgun sequence includes:
- the LOC127123242 gene encoding uncharacterized protein LOC127123242 yields the protein MIYNLLNSGNFGRDSAGISPGKTIGATAPTSGSLARYKLGDRCRLFVADGTTFSVIPEGFRSDSESYESRSEERMDVFKEWTSRRPRKERKKAKKCATPQVVFKSHPPELIYYGQHSGVIGLTKGELYKTVAENEIAGYGYDKVLVDAECTHDGSVKHIQKFEHWGWVTLQRRVLDAERTNNLHALQAKTCYSLDL from the exons atgatatataatttgcttaatTCTGGAAATTTTGGTCGTGACTCCGCCGGAATCTCACCGGGGAAGACGATCGGAGCTACAGCTCCGACGTCTGGTTCACTTGCTAGG TATAAACTGGGTGATAGATGCCGGCTTTTTGTTGCTGATGGAACAACATTTTCAGTTATTCCTGAGGGGTTTCGTTCTGATTCTGAATCAT ACGAGTCTAGATCGGAAGAAAGAATGGACGTGTTCAAGGAGTGGACATCTAGAAGACCAaggaaagaaaggaaaaaagCAAAGAAGTGTGCCACTCCACAAGTGGTGTTTAAGTCTCACCCTCCTGAACTCATATATTATGGACAGCATTCTGGAGTTATTGGTCTTACTAAAGGAGAATTATATAAGACTGTAGCTGAAAATGAGATTGCAGGCTATGGCTATGACAAA GTCCTTGTGGATGCAGAATGTACTCATGATGGTTCAGTTAAACATATTCAAAAGTTTGAACATTGGGGCTGGGTAACTCTTCAACGTCGTGTGCTGGATGCTGAGAGGACGAATAATTTACATGCTCTTCAGGCAAAGACTTGTTATTCTCTTGATCTATAA